One part of the Chryseobacterium sp. 7 genome encodes these proteins:
- a CDS encoding DUF3078 domain-containing protein, whose translation MKKFLLILSCFIGIYASAQEELKKDSVVVDTVKYWSVLGKNTLMINQAAFSNWVGGGANNVGWLAGANYNITYEKDKDLWENIIILGYGQNDTKGLGIRKTQDVINISTNYGRKFSKSWYFSLGAGFQSQFAPGYEDGNNPEAKKISNFMAPGYLNLGMGITYRPNDDVTVTLRPTNARWTFVLDKDLQTAGSYGLKNDGNTSLLQFGFLGTAIYKLKIMEDIYLTNTASVFSNYLDHPERLVLAYGALLNLKVNKYISSNVTVDLLYDHNQIEKTQLKQTLGIGFAYTLNNGVKRSDRKDSQWWLKK comes from the coding sequence ATGAAGAAGTTTTTATTGATTCTTTCCTGTTTTATAGGAATTTATGCAAGTGCACAAGAAGAATTGAAAAAAGATTCCGTAGTGGTAGACACAGTGAAATACTGGTCTGTTTTAGGAAAAAATACATTAATGATCAACCAGGCTGCATTCTCAAACTGGGTTGGAGGGGGAGCCAATAACGTGGGATGGCTTGCCGGAGCTAATTACAACATCACCTATGAAAAAGATAAAGACCTTTGGGAAAATATCATTATTCTTGGGTATGGGCAAAATGATACCAAAGGGCTTGGAATAAGAAAAACACAGGATGTAATTAACATTTCTACCAATTACGGGAGAAAGTTTTCCAAAAGCTGGTATTTCTCTCTGGGAGCGGGATTTCAGTCTCAGTTTGCACCGGGATATGAAGACGGAAATAATCCTGAAGCCAAGAAAATCTCAAACTTTATGGCACCAGGCTACCTGAATCTCGGGATGGGTATCACATACAGGCCTAATGATGATGTTACAGTTACTTTACGTCCTACCAACGCCAGATGGACTTTTGTACTGGATAAAGATCTTCAAACAGCAGGAAGTTATGGTTTGAAAAATGATGGGAATACTTCTTTATTGCAGTTCGGTTTTCTGGGAACAGCCATTTACAAGCTGAAAATAATGGAAGATATTTACTTAACGAATACTGCTTCTGTCTTTTCCAATTATCTTGATCATCCGGAAAGACTGGTTCTTGCATACGGAGCGCTATTGAACTTGAAAGTAAACAAATATATTTCATCCAATGTTACGGTAGATTTGCTATATGATCATAATCAAATCGAAAAAACACAGCTGAAACAAACTCTTGGAATCGGCTTCGCTTATACCTTGAATAATGGAGTAAAACGTTCTGACCGAAAAGACAGCCAGTGGTGGTTAAAAAAATAA
- a CDS encoding rhomboid family intramembrane serine protease: MFKNVISKRAVIYPLLMLSAMWFGYFLQMQGFFQSCFGAIIPLLPEGLLGVATSPLLHGNIDHIIGNSIPIAALMFLLYQFYPIVANKVFIIGWLATGLLVWLLPPIDILTGEYMYTCTIGASGVVYVLAFFLFFSGVFKWNTKLLTISMLVVLYYGSLIWGMLPEELFYNMQEPSKISWQAHLSGAVVGSIIAFSFKNVGEKKKKFIWEFPNYYSEKDDKLWQEYKENHPEDFMELPYKKRDDIWDHLEELRKR; encoded by the coding sequence ATGTTTAAAAACGTAATTTCCAAAAGAGCGGTTATATACCCATTGCTGATGCTTTCTGCAATGTGGTTCGGGTATTTCTTACAAATGCAGGGCTTTTTCCAAAGCTGCTTTGGAGCCATCATTCCACTTTTGCCTGAAGGGTTGCTTGGTGTAGCCACCTCTCCTCTTTTACACGGAAATATTGATCATATTATAGGAAACTCTATTCCGATAGCAGCATTGATGTTTTTGCTGTATCAGTTTTATCCTATTGTTGCCAACAAAGTCTTTATCATCGGCTGGCTCGCGACAGGGCTTTTGGTATGGCTTCTTCCCCCTATTGACATTCTTACCGGCGAATATATGTACACCTGTACCATTGGAGCCAGTGGCGTAGTGTATGTGCTTGCATTCTTCCTGTTTTTCAGCGGGGTATTCAAGTGGAACACCAAACTTTTAACCATTTCAATGCTTGTAGTACTGTATTATGGAAGCTTAATCTGGGGAATGCTTCCCGAAGAACTGTTCTACAATATGCAGGAGCCAAGTAAAATCTCATGGCAGGCCCACCTTTCAGGAGCCGTAGTAGGAAGCATCATTGCATTTTCCTTTAAAAATGTGGGTGAAAAGAAGAAAAAATTTATTTGGGAATTCCCTAATTATTATAGTGAAAAGGATGATAAACTGTGGCAGGAATACAAGGAAAACCATCCGGAAGACTTTATGGAACTGCCTTATAAAAAAAGAGATGATATCTGGGATCATTTGGAAGAATTAAGAAAGAGATAA
- the dprA gene encoding DNA-processing protein DprA — protein MISEEYLYAIALRECSQIGDIHFHKLVRTFGSTQEAWKRAKKEYKKLEGIGQKTVSDIGNEAHLKFAEEELNFCEKNNIQIRLKHLYEIPSLLQECNDSPAILYQKGQINDLLPKVSIVGTRNITSYGRQFIEAFFEASKSSPYTSVSGLALGIDKEVHEQSILTGKPTIGVLAHGFKHLYPSKNKRLSEKIIDERGALITEFSSSRKPDRENFIQRNRIVAGMSPATIVVETGFGGGSISTATFANDYNRDVFALPGKITDAASQGCNQLIFHNKATAISTIKDLISMLGLNEPKEKMEELFPHSEKRIQLSDSQNLIYQSIKDHPQISLDDLSQKIEVSPYRILPIILELELLGKVKSFSGRQFIAI, from the coding sequence ATGATCTCTGAAGAATATTTATATGCTATCGCTCTCCGTGAATGCAGCCAGATTGGCGACATTCATTTTCATAAACTTGTCCGTACTTTTGGAAGTACTCAGGAAGCATGGAAAAGAGCAAAGAAAGAGTATAAAAAACTGGAAGGAATAGGACAAAAAACGGTTTCGGATATTGGCAATGAGGCTCATTTGAAATTCGCAGAAGAAGAATTAAATTTTTGCGAAAAAAATAATATCCAAATCAGGTTAAAACACCTTTATGAAATACCTTCCCTCCTTCAGGAATGCAACGACTCTCCTGCCATTCTTTATCAAAAAGGACAGATCAATGATTTACTTCCCAAAGTAAGTATTGTAGGAACCCGGAATATAACTTCTTACGGCAGACAATTTATTGAAGCGTTTTTTGAAGCATCAAAATCCTCACCATATACATCAGTAAGCGGCCTTGCTTTAGGAATAGACAAGGAGGTTCATGAACAGTCTATACTTACCGGAAAACCTACTATAGGAGTTCTCGCTCATGGTTTTAAGCACTTATATCCGTCGAAAAACAAGCGCCTTTCTGAGAAAATTATTGATGAAAGAGGTGCATTAATTACAGAATTCAGTTCTTCCAGAAAGCCAGACCGGGAAAATTTTATACAAAGAAACAGAATTGTAGCGGGAATGTCTCCGGCGACCATTGTTGTGGAAACTGGTTTTGGTGGCGGCTCAATAAGCACCGCAACATTTGCGAATGACTATAACCGTGACGTGTTTGCTCTCCCTGGAAAAATTACTGACGCAGCCAGCCAAGGATGTAATCAGCTGATTTTCCATAATAAAGCAACAGCTATTTCAACCATCAAAGATCTCATCAGCATGCTTGGATTGAATGAACCCAAAGAAAAAATGGAAGAGTTATTTCCTCACAGCGAGAAAAGAATACAACTATCTGATAGTCAGAATTTAATATATCAATCTATCAAAGACCATCCTCAGATCTCTCTGGACGATCTCTCGCAGAAAATTGAAGTTTCCCCTTACAGAATTTTACCAATAATTTTAGAATTGGAACTTTTAGGGAAAGTAAAATCATTTTCCGGGAGGCAATTTATTGCAATTTAA
- the gdhA gene encoding NADP-specific glutamate dehydrogenase, producing the protein MEQYNIDQKIQEFIAKIEAKNPNEPEFLQAVKEVAVTVIPFIATKKEYTGMKLLERMAEAERIIIFRVPWVDDKGEIQVNRGFRIQMNSAIGPYKGGIRFHPTVNLSVLKFLAFEQVFKNSLTTLPMGGGKGGSDFDPQGKSDMEVMRFCQAFMTELCKHIGPETDVPAGDIGVGAREIGYLFGQYKKIRNEFTGVLTGKGLAYGGSLIRPEATGYGVVYFAEQMLKTIGQNFEGKIVTVSGFGNVAWGVIKKATELGAKVVTVSGPDGYIYDKDGISGEKIDYLLELRSSGNNRAEDYAKKYPSAEFHAGKRPWDVKCDVAFPSATQNELDLDDARKLVENGCICVTEAANMPSTLDAINYFLDNKVLFSPGKASNAGGVATSGLEMTQNSIRLNWTSEEVDARLKEIMIGIHKACRDYGKDEDGYVNYVKGANIAGFVKVAEAMLAQGVV; encoded by the coding sequence ATGGAACAATATAATATTGACCAGAAAATCCAAGAGTTTATTGCAAAAATTGAAGCAAAAAATCCTAACGAACCGGAGTTCTTACAAGCTGTAAAAGAAGTTGCCGTAACTGTAATTCCATTCATTGCTACTAAAAAAGAATATACCGGAATGAAGCTGCTTGAAAGAATGGCTGAAGCTGAAAGAATTATTATTTTCAGAGTTCCATGGGTTGATGACAAAGGAGAAATTCAGGTTAACAGAGGTTTCAGAATTCAAATGAACTCTGCTATTGGTCCATACAAAGGAGGAATCCGTTTCCATCCTACGGTAAACTTATCAGTTCTTAAGTTCTTAGCTTTTGAACAAGTATTCAAAAACTCTTTAACAACACTTCCAATGGGAGGTGGTAAAGGAGGTTCAGATTTCGATCCACAAGGAAAGTCTGACATGGAAGTAATGCGTTTCTGCCAGGCTTTCATGACAGAACTGTGCAAGCATATTGGTCCTGAAACAGATGTACCTGCAGGAGACATTGGTGTTGGAGCAAGAGAAATCGGATATTTATTCGGACAGTACAAGAAAATCAGAAACGAGTTTACGGGAGTTCTTACAGGAAAAGGTCTTGCTTACGGAGGTTCATTAATCCGTCCTGAAGCTACAGGATACGGTGTAGTATACTTCGCTGAACAGATGCTTAAAACAATCGGACAGAATTTCGAAGGTAAAATTGTAACGGTATCAGGTTTCGGAAACGTAGCTTGGGGAGTTATCAAAAAAGCAACTGAACTAGGAGCTAAAGTAGTAACAGTTTCTGGTCCAGACGGATACATTTACGATAAAGATGGTATCAGCGGAGAAAAGATTGACTATCTGTTAGAGCTTAGATCTTCCGGAAACAACAGAGCTGAAGATTATGCTAAAAAATATCCATCTGCTGAGTTCCACGCTGGAAAACGTCCTTGGGATGTGAAGTGTGATGTAGCTTTCCCTTCTGCAACTCAAAACGAATTAGATTTAGATGATGCAAGAAAATTAGTTGAAAACGGATGTATCTGTGTAACTGAAGCAGCTAACATGCCTTCTACATTAGATGCTATCAACTATTTCTTAGATAATAAAGTATTATTCTCTCCTGGTAAAGCTTCCAATGCTGGAGGTGTTGCAACTTCAGGATTAGAAATGACTCAGAACTCTATCCGTCTTAACTGGACTTCTGAAGAAGTAGACGCAAGATTAAAGGAAATCATGATTGGTATCCATAAAGCTTGCAGAGACTACGGAAAAGACGAAGACGGTTATGTAAACTACGTAAAAGGTGCAAATATTGCCGGCTTCGTAAAAGTAGCAGAAGCAATGTTGGCTCAAGGAGTTGTGTAA
- a CDS encoding iron chaperone, producing MKNTFKNIDEYILLFPMEVQEKLLELRKAIHSQASDLEEYIGYQMPAFRYKGKPMIYFAGYKKHIGLYPGAEGISHFEADFNERKYKFSKGAVQFPITEELPLDLIHKMVRFKIEEIEQKKS from the coding sequence ATGAAAAACACCTTTAAAAATATTGATGAATACATTCTTCTGTTCCCAATGGAAGTACAGGAAAAACTGCTTGAACTGAGAAAAGCCATTCATTCTCAGGCTTCAGATCTGGAGGAATATATTGGCTATCAAATGCCTGCTTTCAGATATAAAGGAAAGCCCATGATCTATTTTGCAGGGTACAAAAAACACATTGGATTGTATCCGGGAGCAGAAGGCATCAGTCATTTTGAGGCTGATTTTAATGAAAGAAAATATAAGTTTTCTAAAGGTGCCGTACAATTTCCAATCACCGAAGAACTTCCGTTGGATTTAATTCATAAAATGGTCAGGTTTAAAATTGAAGAAATTGAGCAAAAAAAATCCTGA